In Micromonospora ferruginea, the sequence CTTCGAGCTGGGCCACCTCACCGCGTTGCAGCGGCTGCTCGGCAAGCACGGCCTGCCGCACGGCGGGCACGTCCACGTCGACTTCGTGATGGGCGTGCCGGGCGGCATGCCGGGCACCACCGCCACCCTGGTCGCCGCTCAGCAGATGCTGCGCGACCTGCCGGAGGGCACCACGTTCTCGGCCACCGGCATCGGGCGCAGCACCATCCCGGTGATGCTGGCCTCGCTCTCCACCGGTGGTCACCTGCGGGTCGGCATGGAGGACACGGTCACCTACGCCAAAGGTCGCCCGGTGGAGTCCAACATGCAGCTCGTCGCGCGGGCGGTCGGCTTCGCCCAGCTCGCCCAGCGCCCGCCGCTGACCACCGCCGAGGCCCGCACGCTGCTCGGCGTGTAAGCGGCACACCAGCGCCCGCCCCTGTACGGCCGAGGCCGACGTCGCAGGTCACCCCGCTGCGGGCCGGTCGCGTCCCGTCGGTACCGTCCATCTCGTGGGAAAGACGTACGAGGGCGGCGTGCCGCTCGCCGAGGTGGTCCGGTCCGGGTTCGTGGAGGGCGTCCACCGTGGTTCCGTGGTGGTGCTCGACGCCGCCGGCTCGCCGGTCGCCGGGGCGGGTGACGTCGCCTCGCCGATCTTCCCCCGCTCGTCGAACAAGCCGATGCAGGCGATCGGCATGCTCCGGGCCGGGTTGCCGCTGACCGACCCGGCCGACGTGGCGCTGGTCGCCGCGAGCCACGCGGGCGAGGAGTTCCACGTCGAGCGGGTGCACGCGTTGCTGCGGGACGCCGGGCTGGGCGAGGACGCGTTGCACTGCCCGGCGGACCTGCCGTTCGGCGAGGCCGCCCGGGAGGCGGTGCTGCGGGCCGGCGGGGGACCGTCGCGGGTGCTGATGAACTGCTCGGGCAAGCACGCCGGGATGCTGCGCACCTGCCTGGCCGCCGGCTGGTCGCTGGACGGCTACTGGCGGCCGGAGCACCCGCTCCAGCAGCGGCTGACCGCCACCGTGGAGGAGTTCACCGGGGAGCGGGCGGCGGCGATCGGGGTGGACGGCTGCGGCGCGCCGGTGCACGCCGTGTCGCTGACCGGCCTGGCGCGTGCCTTCCTGCGGCTGGTCACCGCCGAGCCGGGCACCGCCGAGCGGACCGTGGCGGACGCGATGCGGGCGTACCCGGAGATGGTCGGCGGCACCCAGGCCGACGACACCCGGCTGATGCGCGGCGTACCCGGGCTCCTGGCCAAGATCGGCGCGGAGGGGGTGATGGCGGCGGCGGTCCCGGGCGTCGGCGCGGTCGCCCTGAAGATCGACGACGGCGCGGCCCGCGCGCGGATGCCGGTCCTGACCTCGGCCCTGTCCCGTCTCGACGTGCGCGCCCCGATCCTCACCGAGTACGCCGAACTCCCCCTCCTGGGCGGTGGCCTCCCGGTGGGCGCCCTCCGCCCCCTCTGGTGACCGCCCGAGGCGGAGGTCAGGGGAGGAAGTCGAGCAGGGCGGCGTTCACCGGGTCGGGGCGCTCCAGCGGGACCAGGTGGGCGGCGTCGGCGATGTCGGGGAGGCGTACGCCCGCCGGGGCCTCGGCGGCGATGCGGTCGGCGAGGCGACGGATGTCGGGGAGGTCGTCGGCACCGGCGGCGGCGAGCACCGGCATCCGCAGCTCGGACAGCCGGTCGACGGCCGGCGGGTCCAGTTCGCCCACCTCGATCGCGCTGAGCGCCTGCTCGGCGGCGAGCGCGCGGCGGTCCATCTCCTCGGCGAACCGGATCAGCTCCGGGTCGACGTCCGCCGGCTGCCGGTTCGGGCCGACCACCCAGAACCGCACCTCGCCGGCGGCGGTGGCCGCGAAGTCCTCCGGGTCGACGTCGCCGACCAGATTCTCCCAGAGCTGCTCGGTCTCCTCGGTCCACTCGTGGCCGGAGACCGGGGCGCCGAACAGCGCCAGCGCGCTCACCCGTTCCGGGTGGGCCAGCGCGGTGTCCACCGCGACCCGGCCGCCGAACGAGCAGCCGACCAGCGCGGCCCGCTCCACGCCGAGCGCGTCCAGCAGCCCGACCACGTCGTCGTGGTGGGCGAACGGGGTGGTCGGCAGCTCCGACTCGCCGTAGCCGCGCAGGTCCGGGACGATCACCCGGTGCCGCTGCGCGAGCGCCGGCACCTGCGCGCGCCACATCCGCCGGTCCGCGATGCCGGCGTGCAGCAGCACCACGACGCTGCCGTCGCCGGCCTCGTCGTACTCCAGCCGGGCGCCGTTGATCTCGATCTTGGTCACGAATGGCACGGTACGGACCGGAAATCCGGCCCGCAACCGGCTTCGGGTGACCTCGCTAACTCTGGCTAGCACTTTGCTTGCAGCAGCTAGCAGGCCGCGTTACGGTGGAACCATGGCCACCAGCAAGGACCTTCCCGATGTCGGCGGGTTCATTCGCGACCTGCGGCGCAACGCGAAGATCTCGCTGCGTCAGCTCGCCGAGCAGGCGGGCGTCAGCAATCCCTACCTGAGCCAGATCGAGCGCGGGTTGCGCAAGCCGAGCGCCGAGGTGCTCCAGCAGCTCGCCAGCGCGCTCCGGGTCTCCACCCCGGCCATGTACCTGCGGGCCGGGCTCCTCGACGACAAGGAGGGCCAGGGCGTGCTCGCGGCCATCGCGGTCGACGCCGAGCTGACCATGGCCCAGAAGCAGTCGCTCACCCAGATCTACGAGACGTTCCGCCGCGAGAACGCGCGCCTCGCCGAGGCCACCGGTGCCGCCGCGACGCCGGCGGAGCCCACCGAGCCCGTCGCCGCACCCGAGGCCCCGGCCACCGTCGCGCCGGCCGCGACCGGCCCGGTGACGCCCGACGGCACCCCGACCGAGGCGGTCCTCGAGTCGGTCGCCGTCACCGAGGCGGGCACCGCGCCCGCACCGACCACCGCCGCCCCAGAACGCACGACCGCCCGCCGGGCGGCCCGGAAGGCCGCCGGAGCGGCCGAAGAGGAGCAGTCATGACCCAGCCGAAGACCAACCGCATCCCCGCCCCCCTCTACGCCGCCGCCGGCGCCGGCGAGCTGGCCCTGGAGCAGCTCCGCAAGCTGCCCACCGTGGTCAGCGGTCTCAGCACCCGGGTCGTCACCGACCTCGGCGGCAAGGCCGTCGGCACCGGCTACGAGCTGCGCCAGAAGGCCACCGAGACCGCCACCGGCCTGCGCTCGACCGACCTCGACCAGCTCCGTCAGGCCGCCAACCTGGACAAGCTCCGCGAGGCCGCCACCCGCAACGCCGCCGCTGTGGTGGCCGGCGCCTACGCCGCGCAGGAGCGCGCCCTGGCCACGTACGCCGAGCTGGTCGCCCGTGGTGAGCGGGTCGTCGGCGCCGGCGTGCTGGAGGCCGCCGACACGGTGAACGCCGACATCGAGGCGACCGAGGAGACCACCCCGAAGACGGTGGCCCCGAAGACCGAGGTGCCCAGCCCGGCCGAGGTGGCCGAGGCGGTGGCCGCCAAGCCGGCCGCCGTGAAGCGGACCCGGGCCACCAAGGCGACCGCCACCAAGGCCGCCGCCGGCACGACGGCCACGCCGTCGGCGAAGCTGCCGAAGACCACGAAGCGGACCCGCCCGGCCGCCGAGTGACCCGACGCTCCACCGAGACCCCGGACAGCGTCCTGTCGGACGTTTCCGGGGTCTCGGCATAAGCTTGTCGACATGGCCTACGCCGCGCCGATCTTCGCGTTCGAAGTTCGCTCCGTGATTCAGCTCATCCTGCTCGTCTTCGCCCTGGTCATCCAGGGTGTGGCCCTGGTGCACGCGATCACCCAGCGCGGCGACGGATTCGCCGCGATCGGCACGCTGCCCAAGGGCGGCTGGGTCGCCATCCTGGCGGTCTGCATGCTGCTGACCCTGCTCGGCTTCGGCCCGATCAGCCTGTTCGGACTGGTCGGCATCGCCGCCGGCCTCATCTACCTGCTCGACGTGCGGCCCGGCCTGCGGGACCTGCACGACGGTCGAGGGTCCTGGTGAGAGGTTTCCGCTGGCCACCGCCGCCGGACGGCGGCCCCCGCACCTGGGGGCCCGGTCCCGGCGGGCCGCGGACCGGGCGGCCGGCGCTGCCCGAGCCGGAGACGGAGCTGGTCGCCACCCCGCACGGGGTGAGCCTGGAACGCCTGGTCACCGGCGTCGGCGACCCGGTCACCGTGTTCGCGCACGGGCTGGGCAACGGCATCGCCACCACCCGGCCGTTCGGCAGCGGCGTCGCCGGGCGGCGCATCTTCTTCCAGTTCCGCGGGCACGGCCGGTCCGACTCCCCAGCCGGGCCGTGGACCTACCTCGACCTCGCCCGTGACCTGCGCGCGGTCGCCGACCTCGGCGGCGCCACCCGGGCGTTCGGCGCCAGCCTCGGCGCGGGCGCGCTGTGCCGGCTGCTGGCCGAGAGCCCGGAACGCTTCGAGAAACTGGTCTTCTTCCTGCCCGCCGTGCTGGACACGCCGCGCGGCGAGGTGGCCCGGGCCCGCCTCACCGGCCTGCTCGACGCGGTGGCCGACGGCGACGCGCACGCGCTCGCCGAGGCGGTGTCGCTGGAACTGCCGCCGTCGGTCCGCAACACCCCGGCCGGCTGGGCCTACCTGCGGCAACGGCTCGACCAACTGCTGCGCGACGGGCTCGCGCCCGGCCTGGCCGGCCTGCCCGAGCAGGCCGCGCTGGACGACGTGGCCGCGCTCGCCGCGGTCACCGCGCCGGCCCTGGTGATCGCCTGCGCCGACGACGACCTGCATCCGGTCGCCGTCGCCGAGCGGCTGGCCGCCGCGCTTCCGGCGGCCACCCTGCACGTGTACGACCGACCCGGCGTCCTCTGGACCGAACGCGCCGACCTGCGGGGGCGCATCTCGACGTTCCTGAACGGGTAACGTCGCCCGACATGGGCGTCACACACCACGGCCGTACGCACCGCCTCGACCTCGCCGACCCCACGCTGCGTGAGTGGACGTGCCGGGTGCTGGCGGCCGACCCCGAGCAGGGCATCGTGCTGGACCGGTCCGCGTTCTACCCGGGCGGCGGCGGGCAGCCGCCGGACCACGGCGTGCTGCTCTGGCAGGGCGTGCAGACCCGGATCGCGGGCACCCGCAAGGCCGACGACCTCTGGTTGATCCCGGTCGACGGCGACCCGCTGCCGCCGGTCGGCACCGAGGTCACCGGCGCGGTCGAGGACGCCCGGCGGACCATGCTGATGCGCACCCACTCCGGGCTGCACGTGCTCTGCGGCGTGGTCTTCCGGGACTTCGGCGCGCTGGTTACCGGCGGCAACATGGAACCCGGCGAGGCCCGGATGGACTTCAACCTCCCCGAGGTGCCGCCCGACTTCAAGGCGCGCATCGAGGAGCTGGTCAACGCCGAGGTGGCCACCGACCGCTCGGTCGCCGTCCGGGTGCTGCCGCGCGCCGACGCGCTGGCCCTGCCGGACATCATCCGCACCCAGTCCAACCTGATCCCGCCGACCGAGCAGGAGGTGCGGATCGTCGACATCGTCGGGTTGGACGTGCAGGCCGACGGCGGCACCCACGTCGCGTCCACCGCCCAGATCGGCAAGGTCCAGGTGGTCAAGGTGGAGAGCAAGGGGCGGGCCAACCGCCGGGTCCGGGTCCGGCTCGCGGACTGAGTCAGCGCGGCAGGTACGCCGCCCGGACGTCGAGCAGCCACCGTTCCACGGGCTCCTCGTCCGGGCGCTCCGGCAGCGGGGAGCGGGTCCGGGCGAACTCCGCCTCGGCGTCCGCCACCAACGTCTCCGCCTCGGCCAGCGCGCCGGCGGCCACCCGCTCACCGAACGCGCGGAACCAGCCCGGGTCGGCCAGCCGGATCTCCAGCACCCCGGTCGCGTACAGCACCCGGCCCTGGTGCAGCAGCCGGGCCAGGTGCCGGGCGTGCTTGGCCGAACGCCGCCGGCCACCGGTGTCGGGCGGCGCGGCGGCGAGCTTGCGGAACTGCTGCGAGGCGTACCCGAGGTAGGCGTCGCGGACCCGGGGCGCGCTGAGGAACGCCGACCGGATGTCGATCAGCCGCTCGCCGAACTCGGTACGCGTCTCGTAGCAGTCGTCCGGCAGCCACATCAGCTCGGTCGCGGTCGGGTTGCCGCTGAGCGCCAGCAGCGCGAATTTTCGCGCCTCGTGCAGGGTGACGTCCGGGTCGGTGGTGACCACCGACTCCCGGGGCGGGCGCAGGCCGTGGAACGCGACGGTCGGCGCGGCGAAGACACCGAGCCGGTCGGTGTCCGAACCGGGCCCGGCCAGCCCGTACGCGACCGAGCCGACGACGCCGGAGAGCAGCAGGTGCATGCCGTCATGATCGCCGATCCGACCCGCTCGGGAAACCGGACTTCGGTTGTCAGGTATCGGTGACACGGTGAACCCATGAACCCACCACTGACCGGAAAGGTCGCGCTGGTCGCGGGCGCGACCCGCGGCGCCGGCCGGCAGATCGCCGTCCAGCTCGGCGCCGCCGGGGCCACCGTCTACGCCACCGGCCGCACCACCCGGGACCGCCGCTCCGAGATGGACCGGCCGGAGACCATCGAGGAGACCGCCGAGCTGGTCACCGCCGCCGGCGGCACCGGCGTCGCGGTCGCCGTCGACCACCTCGACCCCGAGCAGGTACGCAAGCTCGTCGAACGGATCGACGCCGAGCAGGGCCGCCTCGACGTGCTGGTCAACGACATCTGGGGCGCCGACCCGCTGATCACCTGGGAGAAGCCGGTCTGGGAACAGCCGCTCGACGCCGGCTTCCGCACGCTCCGGCTGGCCGTCGACACCCACATCATCACCAGCCACTTCGCGTTGCCGCTGCTGATCCGCAGGCCGGGCGGGCTGGTCGTCGAGATCGGCGACGGCACGAAGGCGTACAACGACGCGACCTACCGCCTGTCCGTCTTCTACGACCTGGCCAAGGTGTCGGTGAACCGGCTCGGCTTCACCCAGGCGCACGAGCTGGCCCCGCACGGCTGCACCGCGCTCGCGCTCACCCCCGGCTGGCTGCGCTCCGAGGCGATGCTGGAGCACTTCGGCGTCACCGAGGCGACCTGGCGCGACGGCGCGAAGACCGACCCGCACTTCGTCATGTCCGAGACGCCGGCGTTCGTCGGGCGGGCGGTGGCCGCGCTGGCCGCCGACCCGGACCGGCACCGCTGGAACGGGCAGTCGCTGGACAGCGGCGGGCTGGCCCAGGAGTACGGCTTCACCGACCTCGACGGCACCCGCCCGCACTGGGCCCGCTACCACGACGAGGTGGTGGCGCCGGGCAAGCCGGCCGACGACAGCGGCTACCGCTGACCGGTGTTCTCCGGCGGCTCGGCGTCCTCCGGCGGCTCGGCGTACAGCGCCGCCGCGCGCCGGGCCGCCTCGGCCAGCCGCGCCCGCAGCTCCGGCGGGGCCAGCACCTCCGCCTCGGGGCCGAGCGCCAGCAGTTGGGCGTACGCCACGTCGACCGACTCGACGGGCAGCCGGAGCACCAGCCGGCCCTGCCCGTCGGGCCGGCCGGCGGCGGCGACCGCCTCGGAGTAGACGAACGGCGCGTCCACCGCGTACCGGAGCAGCCGCAGGCCGGTCGGGCCGAGCCGCACGGTGACCCGTTCCCGCAGCAGCTCCCGCAGGAACGCACCGCCCTGCTCCCGCCAGTACGCCCCGAGGTCGAAGCGCTCATCCCGGTCGAAGCCCGCCGCGCCGTCCTCGACGGTGACCACCCGGTCCACCCGGTACGTCCGCCACGCCTCGCCGACCCGTCCGACGAGATACCAGACCCCGTTCTTCAGCACCAGCCCGTACGGCGCGACGGTCCGGGTCACCTCCCGGTCGCCGCGCCGGTAGCGCAGCTCCACCATCCGGTCCCGCCACACCGCCCGGGCCAGCTCGGCCAGCCGGGGCGGGGGCGCGGACTCCCGGAACCAGCCCGGCACGTCCAGGTGGAACCGCTGGCCGGTACGCGCCGGCGCGTCCCGCAGGCTCGGCGGCAGCGCGGCCAGCACCTTCAGCTCGGCGGCGGCCACCGCGTCGGCCAGTCCCATGTCGCCGGCCGGGCCCGGCAACCCGGCCAGGAACAGCGCCTCGGCCTCGTCGCGGCTCAGCCCGGTCAGCCGGGTCCGGTAGCCGCCGAGCAGCCGGTAGCCGCCGGCCCGGCCCCGGTCGGCGTAGACCGGCACGCCGGCGGCGGAGAGCGCCAGCACGTCCCGGTAGACGGTGCGTTCGGAGACCTCCAGCTCGCGGGCCAGCTCGGTCGCCGTCATCGTCTCCCGGGACTGGAGCAGCAGCACCAACGAGATCAGCCGAGACGCACGCACCCCCCCATTGTGTAAGGAGGGGCCCCCGCTTAACGCATTCGGTATAGGAAGGGCCCCCGCCTAACATCCGGGCGGGGTGCGCGGGCCCACTAGGCTGTGCCGTCGTGAACGCCTCCCGTACCGTCGCGCCCGTGACCGGCGTGGTCACCCGCTTCCTCGGCGGCGCCGGGCTGCTGCTGCGCGGCTTCGGCATGTACGTCCGCAGCCCGAAACTGATGCTGCTCGGCGTCGTGCCGGCGCTCATCTCCGGCGTGCTCTACCTGGCACTCTTCGCCACCCTGATCTATTTCGTGGACGACCTGGCCGCCTGGCTGACCCCGTTCGCCGACGACTGGTCGTCGACCCCGCGCGGGCTGCTGCGGGTCGCCGCCGGGCTGGCCGTCGTCGGGGTGGCCGCGCTGGTCGGGGTGCTCACCTTCACCGCGGTCACGCTGGCCGTCGGCGACCCGTTCTACGAGGCCATCTCCGAGCGGGTCGAGGACCGGCTCGGCGGCACCCCGGGCATGGTGGAGGTGCCGTTCTGGGCCTCAATGCGGCGCAGCATTGCCGACTCGTTGCGCCTGGTGGCGATCTCCGCGCTGGTCGGCGTACCCCTCTTCGCGGCCGGTTTCATCCCGCTGGTGGGCCAGACGGTGGTGCCGGTGGTCGGCGCCCTGGTGGGTGGCTGGTTCCTGGCCCTGGAGCTGGTCGGCGCGCCGTTCCAGCGGCGCGGGATGCGGCTGCCGGACCGGCGGTCGCGGCTGAAGGCCGACCGGCCGACCGCGCTCGGCTTCGGGGTGGCGGTCTTCCTGTGCTTCCTGATCCCGCTCGGCGCGGTGCTGGTCATGCCGGCCGCCGTCGCCGGGGCCGCCCTGCTGGCCCGCCGGTCGCTGGGCCAGCACGTCGAGGAGCGTTGAGATGGACACCGTGCTGATCGAGGGCGACATCACCGCCCAGCAGGTCGACGCGATCGTCAACGCGGCGAACTCGTCGCTGCTCGGCGGCGGGGGAGTGGACGGCGCGATCCACGCCCGGGGCGGGCCGGCGATCCTGGCGGAGTGCCGGGCGCTGCGCGCCTCCCGCTACGGGCGGGGCCTGCCGACCGGGCAGGCGGTCGCCACCACGGCGGGTGACCTGCCGGCGCGTTGGGTGGTGCACACCGTCGGGCCGGTCTTCTCGCCGCGCGAGGACCGGTCCGCGGCGCTGCGCGACTGCTACGCCAACAGCCTCCGGGTCGCCGACGAGCTGGGCGCGCTCCGGGTCGCATTCCCGCTGATCTCGGCCGGGATCTACGGCTGGCCGGTCGAGGACGCGGTGGCGCAGGCGTTGCGCGTGCTGCACGCGGCCACACCGGTGCACGTGGTCGAGGCCCGGCTGGTGCTGTTCGGCGCCGACACGTACGCGACCGCGGTGCGGATCGCCGCCGGCCGGCTCAACTGAGCGTGCGCCGGCACGACCACTGGCTGTCCACCGGCCGGTAGCCGAGGGCCTCGTTGATCGCCAGCATCGGCGCGTTCGCCTCGTCGTTCGAGGTGTACGCGGTGCGTACCCCGCGCCCCGCGGCGAGGTGCAGCGCGGCCTGCTTGGTGAGCCGGCCCAGCCCTCGCCCCCGGTGGGCGGACAGCGTGCCGGTGAAGTCCGACCACATCCGGTCGCCGTCCCGCTTCACCAGGCTGAGCGAGACCAGTTCGCCGTCCACCTCGGCGACCGTGCTGGCCTCCCGGTCCAGCCCCAGGTTCTCCCAGCACTCGTGGAGCCAGAGGTCGTAGTCGAGCGCGTCGGTCGGCACGTCGCCCGGCTCGTCCCGGGCCGACTCGGAGTCCACCCGGTGGACCCGGCGCGGGTCGAGCCCGGCGATCGGCAGCAGCCGTACGCCGGGCGGCGGCTCCGGCATCGGCGGGGCCGGGTCCAGGTCGAGCGCGGAGTAGCGCAGCTCGCGGCTGGGCGTGAAGCCGTGGCGCTGCGCGAACGGCAGCGACTCGGTGCGGGCGTGGGTGAGCACCCGCGTCGACCCGAGCGTGCGCAGGTGGTCGAGCGCGACGTCGAGCAGCGCGGTGCCGGCGCCCCGGCCCCGGTGGTCGGGATGGACGTGCAGGGTGGAGATCTCGCCCACCCCGGGCGTCGAGGTCTGCGTGTTCCGGTACGCCGACACCCAGCCGACCACCTCGCCGTCGGCCTCGGCGACCCAGGCGGCCCAGCCCTCGCCGGGCGGCGGCTCGGCGATCATCCGCCGGGTCGACTCGACTCCGCGCACCAGGTAGGGAAAGACCACCGCGCGCAGCGCCACCACGGCGGCCGCGTCGTCGGGTAGGGCGCGACGGATCTCAGCTTCACTCATCGGCGCGACCCTAGCCACTTCGTTGCCGGCCGCGCGAGCGGTTAAGCGGGGCCCCCGCCTATGCAGAATGCGTTAAGCGGGGGCCCCGCCTTACGCCGAGTCGCGGAGGATGAGCTCGGTGGGCAGCATCAGCGCCTGCTCGACGTGCT encodes:
- a CDS encoding asparaginase — its product is MGKTYEGGVPLAEVVRSGFVEGVHRGSVVVLDAAGSPVAGAGDVASPIFPRSSNKPMQAIGMLRAGLPLTDPADVALVAASHAGEEFHVERVHALLRDAGLGEDALHCPADLPFGEAAREAVLRAGGGPSRVLMNCSGKHAGMLRTCLAAGWSLDGYWRPEHPLQQRLTATVEEFTGERAAAIGVDGCGAPVHAVSLTGLARAFLRLVTAEPGTAERTVADAMRAYPEMVGGTQADDTRLMRGVPGLLAKIGAEGVMAAAVPGVGAVALKIDDGAARARMPVLTSALSRLDVRAPILTEYAELPLLGGGLPVGALRPLW
- a CDS encoding alpha/beta fold hydrolase: MTKIEINGARLEYDEAGDGSVVVLLHAGIADRRMWRAQVPALAQRHRVIVPDLRGYGESELPTTPFAHHDDVVGLLDALGVERAALVGCSFGGRVAVDTALAHPERVSALALFGAPVSGHEWTEETEQLWENLVGDVDPEDFAATAAGEVRFWVVGPNRQPADVDPELIRFAEEMDRRALAAEQALSAIEVGELDPPAVDRLSELRMPVLAAAGADDLPDIRRLADRIAAEAPAGVRLPDIADAAHLVPLERPDPVNAALLDFLP
- a CDS encoding helix-turn-helix domain-containing protein, which translates into the protein MATSKDLPDVGGFIRDLRRNAKISLRQLAEQAGVSNPYLSQIERGLRKPSAEVLQQLASALRVSTPAMYLRAGLLDDKEGQGVLAAIAVDAELTMAQKQSLTQIYETFRRENARLAEATGAAATPAEPTEPVAAPEAPATVAPAATGPVTPDGTPTEAVLESVAVTEAGTAPAPTTAAPERTTARRAARKAAGAAEEEQS
- a CDS encoding DUF2516 family protein encodes the protein MAYAAPIFAFEVRSVIQLILLVFALVIQGVALVHAITQRGDGFAAIGTLPKGGWVAILAVCMLLTLLGFGPISLFGLVGIAAGLIYLLDVRPGLRDLHDGRGSW
- a CDS encoding alpha/beta fold hydrolase, whose protein sequence is MRGFRWPPPPDGGPRTWGPGPGGPRTGRPALPEPETELVATPHGVSLERLVTGVGDPVTVFAHGLGNGIATTRPFGSGVAGRRIFFQFRGHGRSDSPAGPWTYLDLARDLRAVADLGGATRAFGASLGAGALCRLLAESPERFEKLVFFLPAVLDTPRGEVARARLTGLLDAVADGDAHALAEAVSLELPPSVRNTPAGWAYLRQRLDQLLRDGLAPGLAGLPEQAALDDVAALAAVTAPALVIACADDDLHPVAVAERLAAALPAATLHVYDRPGVLWTERADLRGRISTFLNG
- a CDS encoding alanyl-tRNA editing protein: MGVTHHGRTHRLDLADPTLREWTCRVLAADPEQGIVLDRSAFYPGGGGQPPDHGVLLWQGVQTRIAGTRKADDLWLIPVDGDPLPPVGTEVTGAVEDARRTMLMRTHSGLHVLCGVVFRDFGALVTGGNMEPGEARMDFNLPEVPPDFKARIEELVNAEVATDRSVAVRVLPRADALALPDIIRTQSNLIPPTEQEVRIVDIVGLDVQADGGTHVASTAQIGKVQVVKVESKGRANRRVRVRLAD
- a CDS encoding nucleotidyltransferase domain-containing protein, which encodes MHLLLSGVVGSVAYGLAGPGSDTDRLGVFAAPTVAFHGLRPPRESVVTTDPDVTLHEARKFALLALSGNPTATELMWLPDDCYETRTEFGERLIDIRSAFLSAPRVRDAYLGYASQQFRKLAAAPPDTGGRRRSAKHARHLARLLHQGRVLYATGVLEIRLADPGWFRAFGERVAAGALAEAETLVADAEAEFARTRSPLPERPDEEPVERWLLDVRAAYLPR
- a CDS encoding SDR family oxidoreductase, coding for MNPPLTGKVALVAGATRGAGRQIAVQLGAAGATVYATGRTTRDRRSEMDRPETIEETAELVTAAGGTGVAVAVDHLDPEQVRKLVERIDAEQGRLDVLVNDIWGADPLITWEKPVWEQPLDAGFRTLRLAVDTHIITSHFALPLLIRRPGGLVVEIGDGTKAYNDATYRLSVFYDLAKVSVNRLGFTQAHELAPHGCTALALTPGWLRSEAMLEHFGVTEATWRDGAKTDPHFVMSETPAFVGRAVAALAADPDRHRWNGQSLDSGGLAQEYGFTDLDGTRPHWARYHDEVVAPGKPADDSGYR
- a CDS encoding helix-turn-helix transcriptional regulator, yielding MRASRLISLVLLLQSRETMTATELARELEVSERTVYRDVLALSAAGVPVYADRGRAGGYRLLGGYRTRLTGLSRDEAEALFLAGLPGPAGDMGLADAVAAAELKVLAALPPSLRDAPARTGQRFHLDVPGWFRESAPPPRLAELARAVWRDRMVELRYRRGDREVTRTVAPYGLVLKNGVWYLVGRVGEAWRTYRVDRVVTVEDGAAGFDRDERFDLGAYWREQGGAFLRELLRERVTVRLGPTGLRLLRYAVDAPFVYSEAVAAAGRPDGQGRLVLRLPVESVDVAYAQLLALGPEAEVLAPPELRARLAEAARRAAALYAEPPEDAEPPENTGQR
- a CDS encoding EI24 domain-containing protein, coding for MNASRTVAPVTGVVTRFLGGAGLLLRGFGMYVRSPKLMLLGVVPALISGVLYLALFATLIYFVDDLAAWLTPFADDWSSTPRGLLRVAAGLAVVGVAALVGVLTFTAVTLAVGDPFYEAISERVEDRLGGTPGMVEVPFWASMRRSIADSLRLVAISALVGVPLFAAGFIPLVGQTVVPVVGALVGGWFLALELVGAPFQRRGMRLPDRRSRLKADRPTALGFGVAVFLCFLIPLGAVLVMPAAVAGAALLARRSLGQHVEER
- a CDS encoding O-acetyl-ADP-ribose deacetylase, translating into MDTVLIEGDITAQQVDAIVNAANSSLLGGGGVDGAIHARGGPAILAECRALRASRYGRGLPTGQAVATTAGDLPARWVVHTVGPVFSPREDRSAALRDCYANSLRVADELGALRVAFPLISAGIYGWPVEDAVAQALRVLHAATPVHVVEARLVLFGADTYATAVRIAAGRLN
- a CDS encoding GNAT family N-acetyltransferase, with the translated sequence MSEAEIRRALPDDAAAVVALRAVVFPYLVRGVESTRRMIAEPPPGEGWAAWVAEADGEVVGWVSAYRNTQTSTPGVGEISTLHVHPDHRGRGAGTALLDVALDHLRTLGSTRVLTHARTESLPFAQRHGFTPSRELRYSALDLDPAPPMPEPPPGVRLLPIAGLDPRRVHRVDSESARDEPGDVPTDALDYDLWLHECWENLGLDREASTVAEVDGELVSLSLVKRDGDRMWSDFTGTLSAHRGRGLGRLTKQAALHLAAGRGVRTAYTSNDEANAPMLAINEALGYRPVDSQWSCRRTLS